A DNA window from Salvelinus sp. IW2-2015 linkage group LG4q.1:29, ASM291031v2, whole genome shotgun sequence contains the following coding sequences:
- the surf2 gene encoding surfeit locus protein 2 yields MEDLPADIKAFLLNHPFFELTDDGKKIKCVLNGHDCPCNLTELQNFTKGKKYHKMCSTAEFNYSQYEPHVVPSSKQPNHLFCKLTLRHINRLPHHVLQHVNGKRFQKAKKEYEECVQQGVEYMPASLRQKKHRDREKDGERGRNFQRGNGAWAPDSSDEGGSDSEDSMSDLYPSTLFSLKKETEGMEEEKDAFKTDDEEEMEIDKQAPQKRKKVQAGGFQKKFKNHNCKRKGFKDHVKNRK; encoded by the exons ATGGAGGACCTACCTGCAGATATCAAAGCTTTCCTTCTGAATCACCCATTTTTTGAACTTACGGACGACGGCAAAAAG ataaaaTGCGTACTCAATGGACATGATTGTCCTTGCAACCTCACAGAGCTCCAGAACTTCACCAAAGGGAAGAAATATCATAAAATGTGTTCTACTGCAGAGTTCAACTATAGTCAATATGAACCACATGTTGTGCCCAGCTCGAAGCAACC CAATCATCTCTTCTGCAAGTTGACGCTCAGACACATCAATCGCCTGCCACACCATGTCTTACAGCATGTCAATGGGAAGCGGTTCCAAAAAGCAAAGAAGGAAT ATGAAGAGTGTGTGCAGCAGGGGGTGGAGTACATGCCAGCCAGCCTCCGACAGAAGaagcacagagatagagagaaagatggggagagggggcGCAACTTCCAGCGGGGGAATGGAGCGTGGGCTCCTGACTCCAGCGATGAGGGAGGCAGTGACTCCGAGGACAGCATGAGTGACCTGTACCCAT CCACTTTATTCTCTCTGAAAAAGGAGACAGAGGGTATGGAGGAGGAAAAAGATGCCTTTAAAacggatgatgaggaggagatggagattgATAAACAGGCGCCACAGAAACGCAAGAAG GTTCAGGCTGGTGGTTTCCAGAAGAAATTCAAGAATCATAACTGTAAAAGAAAAGGTTTTAAAGACCAtgttaaaaatagaaaataa